Proteins encoded by one window of Gambusia affinis linkage group LG17, SWU_Gaff_1.0, whole genome shotgun sequence:
- the uap1l1 gene encoding UDP-N-acetylhexosamine pyrophosphorylase-like protein 1 isoform X2 → MPSLQQIRTALDGSGQAHVLRFWPELGSEQQEEFLRELAQLDLPRLEEHCRAAAEAAAAASCAPDRDLEPNLEPVPPESMGSVRRSDPDCLAGWEREGFLQISRSRVAVLLLAGGQGTRLGVRYPKGMFDVGLPSGKTLYQIQAERILKIQQLAESRLGSKCTVPWYIMTSEFTLKPTQTFFQDNAHFGLQPSNIVMFEQRMIPAVTFDGKVILEGKGKIAMAPDGNGGLYQALEDNGVLEDMEARGVEFVHVYCVDNILVKMADPLFVGFCVAKGADCGAKVVEKAHPAEPVGVVCRVGGVPQVVEYSEIRPETARLRGSAGELVYSAGNICNHFFTRSFLQDVVETFKDQLKPHVALKKVPFVDSCGNQVRIIWRVSRLLGIWITQLVSLQEVGGSGGPEGGRVLPSEERRRSAIRHARHGQERPAGPALPLGSGRWRRPAG, encoded by the exons ATGCCGTCCCTGCAGCAGATCCGAACCGCTCTGGACGGTTCGGGCCAGGCCCACGTCCTGCGGTTCTGGCCGGAGCTCGGTtcggagcagcaggaggagttCCTGCGGGAGCTGGCCCAGCTGGACCTGCCGCGGCTGGAGGAGCACTGCCGGGCGGCCGCAGAGGCAGCAGCCGCCGCGTCCTGCGCTCCGGACCGGGACCTGGAGCCGAACCTGGAGCCGGTTCCCCCGGAGAGCATGGGCAGCGTGAGGAGGAGCGACCCGGACTGTCTGGCCGGATGGGAGCGTGAAG GATTCCTGCAGATCTCCAGGAGTCGCGTGGCGGTTCTGCTCCTGGCCGGAGGTCAGGGGACGCGGCTCGGGGTCCGCTACCCCAAAGGGATGTTCGACGTCGGGCTGCCGAGCGGGAAGACGCTGTACCAGATCCAAGCCGAACGGATCCTGAAGATCCAGCAGCTGGCAGAGAGCCGACTGGGGTCCAAATGCACCGTTCCCTG GTACATCATGACCAGTGAGTTCACCCTGAAGCCGACTCAGACCTTCTTCCAGGACAACGCTCACTTCGGCCTGCAGCCCTCTAACATCGTCATGTTCGAGCAGCGCATGATCCCGGCCGTGACCTTTGACGGGAAGGTCATCCTGGAGGGCAAAGGGAAGATCGCCATGGCGCCAG ACGGTAACGGCGGTCTGTACCAGGCGCTGGAGGACAACGGCGtcctggaggacatggaggcCAGAGGGGTGGAGTTCGTCCACGTCTACTGTGTGGACAACATCCTGGTCAAGATGGCCGACCCGCTGTTCGTTGGCTTCTGTGTGGCGAAAGGAGCCGACTGCGGCGCCAAG GTGGTGGAGAAGGCCCATCCAGCCGAGCCGGTGGGCGTGGTCTGCAGGGTGGGCGGAGTCCCTCAGGTGGTGGAGTACAGCGAGATCCGACCCGAAACGGCCCGGCTCCGAGGATCAGCCGGTGAACTGGTCTACAGCGCCGGAAACATCTGCAACCACTTCTTCACCAGGAGCTTCCTGCAGGACGTGGTGGA GACGTTTAAGGACCAGCTGAAGCCTCACGTTGCTCTGAAGAAAGTCCCCTTCGTGGACTCCTGTGGGAATCAG GTACGGATAATCTGGCGTGTTTCCAGACTGCTAGGAATCTGGATTACCCAGCTGGTGTCTCTGCAGGAGGTTGGtggttctggaggtccagagGGAGGACGAGTTCTCCCCTCTGAAGAACGCAGACGGAGCGCCATCCGACACGCCCGCCACGGCCAGGAACGCCCTGCTGGCCCAGCACTGCCGCTGGGCAGCGGCCGCTGGCGCCGCCCTGCTGGATGA
- the uap1l1 gene encoding UDP-N-acetylhexosamine pyrophosphorylase-like protein 1 isoform X1: MPSLQQIRTALDGSGQAHVLRFWPELGSEQQEEFLRELAQLDLPRLEEHCRAAAEAAAAASCAPDRDLEPNLEPVPPESMGSVRRSDPDCLAGWEREGFLQISRSRVAVLLLAGGQGTRLGVRYPKGMFDVGLPSGKTLYQIQAERILKIQQLAESRLGSKCTVPWYIMTSEFTLKPTQTFFQDNAHFGLQPSNIVMFEQRMIPAVTFDGKVILEGKGKIAMAPDGNGGLYQALEDNGVLEDMEARGVEFVHVYCVDNILVKMADPLFVGFCVAKGADCGAKVVEKAHPAEPVGVVCRVGGVPQVVEYSEIRPETARLRGSAGELVYSAGNICNHFFTRSFLQDVVETFKDQLKPHVALKKVPFVDSCGNQVKPSEPNGIKMEKFVFDVFPFSRRLVVLEVQREDEFSPLKNADGAPSDTPATARNALLAQHCRWAAAAGAALLDEQGNSIQMLPSSSAENHPALKYEISPLVSYFGEGLELLKGKTIRTPFILDGAAAAELQA; this comes from the exons ATGCCGTCCCTGCAGCAGATCCGAACCGCTCTGGACGGTTCGGGCCAGGCCCACGTCCTGCGGTTCTGGCCGGAGCTCGGTtcggagcagcaggaggagttCCTGCGGGAGCTGGCCCAGCTGGACCTGCCGCGGCTGGAGGAGCACTGCCGGGCGGCCGCAGAGGCAGCAGCCGCCGCGTCCTGCGCTCCGGACCGGGACCTGGAGCCGAACCTGGAGCCGGTTCCCCCGGAGAGCATGGGCAGCGTGAGGAGGAGCGACCCGGACTGTCTGGCCGGATGGGAGCGTGAAG GATTCCTGCAGATCTCCAGGAGTCGCGTGGCGGTTCTGCTCCTGGCCGGAGGTCAGGGGACGCGGCTCGGGGTCCGCTACCCCAAAGGGATGTTCGACGTCGGGCTGCCGAGCGGGAAGACGCTGTACCAGATCCAAGCCGAACGGATCCTGAAGATCCAGCAGCTGGCAGAGAGCCGACTGGGGTCCAAATGCACCGTTCCCTG GTACATCATGACCAGTGAGTTCACCCTGAAGCCGACTCAGACCTTCTTCCAGGACAACGCTCACTTCGGCCTGCAGCCCTCTAACATCGTCATGTTCGAGCAGCGCATGATCCCGGCCGTGACCTTTGACGGGAAGGTCATCCTGGAGGGCAAAGGGAAGATCGCCATGGCGCCAG ACGGTAACGGCGGTCTGTACCAGGCGCTGGAGGACAACGGCGtcctggaggacatggaggcCAGAGGGGTGGAGTTCGTCCACGTCTACTGTGTGGACAACATCCTGGTCAAGATGGCCGACCCGCTGTTCGTTGGCTTCTGTGTGGCGAAAGGAGCCGACTGCGGCGCCAAG GTGGTGGAGAAGGCCCATCCAGCCGAGCCGGTGGGCGTGGTCTGCAGGGTGGGCGGAGTCCCTCAGGTGGTGGAGTACAGCGAGATCCGACCCGAAACGGCCCGGCTCCGAGGATCAGCCGGTGAACTGGTCTACAGCGCCGGAAACATCTGCAACCACTTCTTCACCAGGAGCTTCCTGCAGGACGTGGTGGA GACGTTTAAGGACCAGCTGAAGCCTCACGTTGCTCTGAAGAAAGTCCCCTTCGTGGACTCCTGTGGGAATCAGGTGAAACCCAGCGAACCCAACGGGATCAAGATggagaagtttgtttttgacgTGTTTCCGTTCTCCAG GAGGTTGGtggttctggaggtccagagGGAGGACGAGTTCTCCCCTCTGAAGAACGCAGACGGAGCGCCATCCGACACGCCCGCCACGGCCAGGAACGCCCTGCTGGCCCAGCACTGCCGCTGGGCAGCGGCCGCTGGCGCCGCCCTGCTGGATGAACAGGGGAACAGCATCCAGATGCTgcccag TTCGTCAGCAGAGAATCATCCGGCGCTGAAATATGAGATTTCTCCTCTGGTGTCGTATTTTGGAGAG GGCCTGGAGCTGCTGAAGGGGAAGACCATCAGAACGCCGTTCATCCTggatggagcagcagctgcagagctgcaggcctga
- the uap1l1 gene encoding UDP-N-acetylhexosamine pyrophosphorylase-like protein 1 isoform X3: protein MPSLQQIRTALDGSGQAHVLRFWPELGSEQQEEFLRELAQLDLPRLEEHCRAAAEAAAAASCAPDRDLEPNLEPVPPESMGSVRRSDPDCLAGWEREGFLQISRSRVAVLLLAGGQGTRLGVRYPKGMFDVGLPSGKTLYQIQAERILKIQQLAESRLGSKCTVPWYIMTSEFTLKPTQTFFQDNAHFGLQPSNIVMFEQRMIPAVTFDGKVILEGKGKIAMAPDGNGGLYQALEDNGVLEDMEARGVEFVHVYCVDNILVKMADPLFVGFCVAKGADCGAKVVEKAHPAEPVGVVCRVGGVPQVVEYSEIRPETARLRGSAGELVYSAGNICNHFFTRSFLQDVVETFKDQLKPHVALKKVPFVDSCGNQEVGGSGGPEGGRVLPSEERRRSAIRHARHGQERPAGPALPLGSGRWRRPAG from the exons ATGCCGTCCCTGCAGCAGATCCGAACCGCTCTGGACGGTTCGGGCCAGGCCCACGTCCTGCGGTTCTGGCCGGAGCTCGGTtcggagcagcaggaggagttCCTGCGGGAGCTGGCCCAGCTGGACCTGCCGCGGCTGGAGGAGCACTGCCGGGCGGCCGCAGAGGCAGCAGCCGCCGCGTCCTGCGCTCCGGACCGGGACCTGGAGCCGAACCTGGAGCCGGTTCCCCCGGAGAGCATGGGCAGCGTGAGGAGGAGCGACCCGGACTGTCTGGCCGGATGGGAGCGTGAAG GATTCCTGCAGATCTCCAGGAGTCGCGTGGCGGTTCTGCTCCTGGCCGGAGGTCAGGGGACGCGGCTCGGGGTCCGCTACCCCAAAGGGATGTTCGACGTCGGGCTGCCGAGCGGGAAGACGCTGTACCAGATCCAAGCCGAACGGATCCTGAAGATCCAGCAGCTGGCAGAGAGCCGACTGGGGTCCAAATGCACCGTTCCCTG GTACATCATGACCAGTGAGTTCACCCTGAAGCCGACTCAGACCTTCTTCCAGGACAACGCTCACTTCGGCCTGCAGCCCTCTAACATCGTCATGTTCGAGCAGCGCATGATCCCGGCCGTGACCTTTGACGGGAAGGTCATCCTGGAGGGCAAAGGGAAGATCGCCATGGCGCCAG ACGGTAACGGCGGTCTGTACCAGGCGCTGGAGGACAACGGCGtcctggaggacatggaggcCAGAGGGGTGGAGTTCGTCCACGTCTACTGTGTGGACAACATCCTGGTCAAGATGGCCGACCCGCTGTTCGTTGGCTTCTGTGTGGCGAAAGGAGCCGACTGCGGCGCCAAG GTGGTGGAGAAGGCCCATCCAGCCGAGCCGGTGGGCGTGGTCTGCAGGGTGGGCGGAGTCCCTCAGGTGGTGGAGTACAGCGAGATCCGACCCGAAACGGCCCGGCTCCGAGGATCAGCCGGTGAACTGGTCTACAGCGCCGGAAACATCTGCAACCACTTCTTCACCAGGAGCTTCCTGCAGGACGTGGTGGA GACGTTTAAGGACCAGCTGAAGCCTCACGTTGCTCTGAAGAAAGTCCCCTTCGTGGACTCCTGTGGGAATCAG GAGGTTGGtggttctggaggtccagagGGAGGACGAGTTCTCCCCTCTGAAGAACGCAGACGGAGCGCCATCCGACACGCCCGCCACGGCCAGGAACGCCCTGCTGGCCCAGCACTGCCGCTGGGCAGCGGCCGCTGGCGCCGCCCTGCTGGATGA